In Gottschalkia purinilytica, the genomic stretch TTAACTGGACAAACATCTATACATTTTCCACATCTTATACATGCCTCAGGATCTGGAGATTCAGATTCTTGTTTTGTTAAAACTAATATTCCGGATGTTCCCTTAATAACTGGAACTTCATCTGTAAATTGAGCCATTCCCATCATAGGTCCACCCATAACTATCTTACCTGGTTCTTCTTTATATCCATCACACTGCTCTATAACTTCTTTAAATGAAGTTCCTATCTTAACTAATAAGTTTTTAGGAGTATTTACTGCTCCGCCAGTTATAGTAACTATTCTTTCAATTAAAGGCATTCCTGTTTTTATAGCATTTGCTATAGCTGCTGCCGTACCAACATTGTTAACTATGACACCAACATCCATTGGTAATCCACCAGCAGGAACTTCTCTTCCTGTTACTGCATTTATAAGTCTTTTTTCATCCCCTTGAGGATACTTCGTTTTTAATGCAACTACTTCTATATTTGCTTCTTTTTCTGCTGCTTTTTGTAATACTTTTATAGCATCTTTTTTATTATCTTCAATACCTATAAAACCTTTTCTTACTCCAACTGCTTTCATTATTGCCTTAAGACCATAGATAACGTTTTCTGGCTGTTCTAACATAAGTCTGTGGTCAGCAGTCAAGTATGGCTCACACTCTGCACCATTTAAAATAACTGTATCTATTTTTTTTTCAAGTGGTGGAGAAAGTTTTACATGTGTAGGAAAACTTGCCCCTCCTAGTCCTGTAATACCTGCTTCTTTAACTATTTCTATAATTTCTTCTTTTGAAAGAGAACTTAAATCTCCTTTAGGTTTTACACTTTCATGTACTTCATTTGCTCCGTCAGATTCTATTACTACAGACATTACTTTCTCTCCTGAAGGAGAATCTGCTAATAATATTTTCTTTACAGTACCCGAAATACTTGAATGTATAGGAGCTGATACAAAACCAGTTGGTTCTCCAATTTTTTGACCTACTTTTACCTTATCACCAACTTTTACTATAGGATCACAAGGTGCTCCTATATGTTGATGTAAAGGAATTGTTACTGTTGTAGGTTCTTTAGCTTTTTCTGTTTTAAACTTTTCAGAAAACCTCTTTGAGTATGGAGGATGTATTCCGCCTCTAAAAGTAAAGCTTTTTAAACTCATATATTTCACCTCTTACTTTCAAAATTAATATATTTATATTTTAAATTAATGCATTCTAAGTTTATTAAATTTATGTTTTGAATTTTATTGACTGGGATATACTTAAAAATGAAGTAAATGATATAAATAGAGGTTAATAATCATGATTGCATAATTATTAACTTGCACAAGAATATATTAATATATAAAGAAGTAATATGCAATACAATATATTATT encodes the following:
- the rsxC gene encoding electron transport complex subunit RsxC, giving the protein MSLKSFTFRGGIHPPYSKRFSEKFKTEKAKEPTTVTIPLHQHIGAPCDPIVKVGDKVKVGQKIGEPTGFVSAPIHSSISGTVKKILLADSPSGEKVMSVVIESDGANEVHESVKPKGDLSSLSKEEIIEIVKEAGITGLGGASFPTHVKLSPPLEKKIDTVILNGAECEPYLTADHRLMLEQPENVIYGLKAIMKAVGVRKGFIGIEDNKKDAIKVLQKAAEKEANIEVVALKTKYPQGDEKRLINAVTGREVPAGGLPMDVGVIVNNVGTAAAIANAIKTGMPLIERIVTITGGAVNTPKNLLVKIGTSFKEVIEQCDGYKEEPGKIVMGGPMMGMAQFTDEVPVIKGTSGILVLTKQESESPDPEACIRCGKCIDVCPVNIQPLFISQLSLKGMFEETEAYHVSNCIECGCCSFVCPSKRPLLHSVRVAKKELANRKRKSNQ